One genomic region from Bubalus bubalis isolate 160015118507 breed Murrah chromosome 24, NDDB_SH_1, whole genome shotgun sequence encodes:
- the ARL6IP1 gene encoding ADP-ribosylation factor-like protein 6-interacting protein 1 isoform X1, producing MAEGDNRSTNLLAAETASLEEQLQGWGEVMLMADKVLRWERAWFPPAIMGVVSLVFLTIYYLDPSVLSGVSCFVMFLCLADYLVPILAPRIFGSSKWTTEQQQRFHEICSNLVKTRRRAVGWWKRLFTLKEEKPKMYFMTMIISLAAVAWVGQQVHNLLLTYLIVTFLLLLPGLNQHGIISKYIGMAKREINKLLKQKEKKNE from the exons ATGGCGGAAGGAGATAATCGCAGCACCAATCTGCTG GCTGCAGAGACTGCAAGTCTGGAAGAGCAGCTGCAAGGATGGGGAGAAGTGATGCTGATGGCAGATAAAGTCCTCCGATGGGAAAGAGCCTGGTTTCCACCTGCCATCATGGGTGTGGTTTCTTTGGTGTTTCT gactATCTACTATCTAGATCCATCTGTTCTATCTGGTGTttcctgttttgttatgtttttgtGCTTGGCTGACTACCTTGTTCCCATTCTAGCACCTAGAATTTTTGGCTCCAGTAAATG GACCACCGAGCAACAGCAAAGATTCCATGAAATTTGCAGCAATCTAGTAAAAACTCGACGCAGAGCTGTGGGCTGGTGGAAACGCCTCTTTACACTAAAGGAAGAAAAGCCTAAAATG taCTTCATGACCATGATCATTTCTCTTGCTGCGGTTGCTTGGGTGGGACAGCAAGTCCACAACCTCCTTCTCACCTACCTGATAG tgaCTTTCTTACTCTTGCTTCCTGGACTGAACCAACATGGGATCATTTCGAAGTACATTGGAATGGCCAAAAGAGAGATAAACAAGCTtctcaaacaaaaagaaaagaaaaatgaataa
- the ARL6IP1 gene encoding ADP-ribosylation factor-like protein 6-interacting protein 1 isoform X2, with amino-acid sequence MAEGDNRSTNLLAAETASLEEQLQGWGEVMLMADKVLRWERAWFPPAIMGVVSLVFLTTEQQQRFHEICSNLVKTRRRAVGWWKRLFTLKEEKPKMYFMTMIISLAAVAWVGQQVHNLLLTYLIVTFLLLLPGLNQHGIISKYIGMAKREINKLLKQKEKKNE; translated from the exons ATGGCGGAAGGAGATAATCGCAGCACCAATCTGCTG GCTGCAGAGACTGCAAGTCTGGAAGAGCAGCTGCAAGGATGGGGAGAAGTGATGCTGATGGCAGATAAAGTCCTCCGATGGGAAAGAGCCTGGTTTCCACCTGCCATCATGGGTGTGGTTTCTTTGGTGTTTCT GACCACCGAGCAACAGCAAAGATTCCATGAAATTTGCAGCAATCTAGTAAAAACTCGACGCAGAGCTGTGGGCTGGTGGAAACGCCTCTTTACACTAAAGGAAGAAAAGCCTAAAATG taCTTCATGACCATGATCATTTCTCTTGCTGCGGTTGCTTGGGTGGGACAGCAAGTCCACAACCTCCTTCTCACCTACCTGATAG tgaCTTTCTTACTCTTGCTTCCTGGACTGAACCAACATGGGATCATTTCGAAGTACATTGGAATGGCCAAAAGAGAGATAAACAAGCTtctcaaacaaaaagaaaagaaaaatgaataa